Genomic DNA from Comamonas antarctica:
GGAGCGCATCCTGGTCATGGAATACGGCAAGCCGATCGCCACCGGCACGCCCGCGGCCATCCGCAACGACGAACGGGTCATCAAGGCCTATCTGGGAGAAGCCTGATGGCGGCCATGCTGCAACTCGACAAGGTGTTCACGCACTATGGCGCGATCTGCGCGGTCGATGGCGTGAGCCTCGAAATCCATGCGGGCGAGATCGTCACGCTGATCGGCTGCAATGGCGCGGGCAAGACCTCGCTGCTCATGACGCTGTGCGGCACGCCGCGCGCCACCCGCGGGCGCGTGGTGTTCGAGGGCGAGGACATCACCGAACTGCCCACGCACCTGATCATGCGCAAGGGCATCGCGATCTCGCCCGAAGGCCGGCGCGTGTTCCCGCAGCTCACGGTGACCGAGAACCTGATGATGGGCGCGTTCTTCCAGGACAAGCAGCAGATCCGCGATGGCATCGAGCATGTCTTCGGCCTGTTCCCACGGCTGCGCGAGCGCGCGCGCCAGCGCAGCGCCACCATGTCGGGCGGCGAGCAGCAGATGCTGGCCATCGGCCGCGCGCTGATGTCCCGGCCCAGGCTGCTGCTCATGGACGAACCCACGCTGGGACTGGCGCCGCTGATCATCGCGCAGATCTTCGAGATCATCGAGACCATCCGCGCCGCCGGCGTCACGGTGTTTCTCGTCGAGCAGAACGCCCACCGCGCACTGCAGATCGCCGACCGTGGCTATGTGCTGGAAAACGGCCGCGTCGTGCTGCAGGACACCGGCGCCAACCTGCTGCGCAACGACGCCGTGCGCGCCGCCTACCTGGGCGCGTAGAGGGGTTTCGGGCCCGGCGACGGGATTACCATCATGCACATGACATCCCACCTCATTTTCCTCACCGGCGGCTCGCGCGGCATGGGCCTGGCCATGGCGCGGCAACTGCTGCATCCCGACCACACGCTGATCTGCCTGGCACGCAACCGCAACGATGCGCTGGCGCAGGCCGCGGCCGCCATGGGCGCGCCCTTGCAGCAGTGGAGCGTGGACCTGAGCGCGCCGGCCCAGGCCGCGGCCCAGCTGGGCGACTGGCTGCGCCAGCAGCCCTCGGGCGCCTACGAGCAGGTCACGCTGATCAACAACGCCGGCGCGATGCCGGCCATTGCGCCGCTGTCTTCGCTGACCTCCGAGGAACTCGCGCCCGCGCTGCGCGTCGGCTTCGAGGCGCCGATGCTGCTCACGGCGGCCTTTCTCGGCGCCACCGAACACTGGCCCGCACAGCGCAAGGTGCTCAACATCTCCTCGGGCCTGGGCCGCCGCCCCATGGCATCGCAGGCCGCGTACTGCGCATCGAAGGCCGGCCTTGACCATTTCACGCGCTGCGTGGCGCTCGAGGAGGCGCTCAAGCCGCATGGCGCCAAGCTCTGCTCCCTGGCCCCCGGTGTCATCGACACCGACATGCAGGTGCAGTTGCGCAATGCCGATCCGGCCGCGTTTCCCGACCTGCAGCGCTTTGCCGATCTGAAGAGCCACGACCAGCTGGACTCGCCCGAGCAGGCCGCGGCCAAGGTGCTGGCCTGGCTGCAACGCGCGGACTTCGGCACCGATGCGGTAGCGGATGTGCGCCAGGCCTGAGCGGCGGCGCGCAAAGGCCCGTTGACGTGTCCTGCTACCCCGGGCGTTCGCCGGCCGGGGTAACAAAATGCAGTAAGCTCCTGTCCCTCAGCCCGCGTCCCGTGGGCCACACGTGGCAGTACACCCGATCGGCGGCACTGCCGGTGATCGCATGGTCGGCAACCCCGCCATGCATGGCACGGGCTGTGATCTGGCAAAGGCTTTGCGCCTTGGCCCGCCTCTACGACCTAGAGACAAACACCCATTGATGGCGGAAACACCCTCCCCGATCATCGAAACTGCCCACTTAGTTCAGCCAAGCGACCTGCGGCGCCAGCAGCTACCCGCTGCCGCGCGTGTCCTGCAGGCCGCTCTTTTCGATCCGTCCACGGAGTTTGCCGTTTCATGTTTCGTCCATTGATTTCCGCCACCCTCGTGGCCTGCGCCCTCACGGCCAGCTTCACCGCCGCGGCCCAGGGCCCGTCCGACTATCCGACCAAAGCCGTGCGCATGGTCATTCCGTTTCCTCCGGGCGGCGGCACCGACATCCTGGCCCGCGTCGTGGCCAACAAGCTCACCGAAGTCACCAAGTGGACCGTCGTGCCCGAGAACAAGGCCGGCGCGGGCGGCACGATCGGCATCACCGATGCGGCGAAGTCCGCGCCCACGGGCTATGACATGGTCATGGGCCAGAAGGACAATCTGGTCCTCGGTCCCTACCTCTACAAGAACCTGCCCTGGGACCCGGTGCGCGACCTGACGCCCGTGGCCCACGTGGCCTACACGCCCGTGGTGATTGCCACCAGCGTGAACTCGCCCTACAAGACCATGGCCGACGTGCTGGCCGCGGCCAAGGCCAACCCCGGCAAGATCACCTATGGCTCGCCGGGCAATGGCACCAGCATCCATATCGCCGGCGTGCTGCTTGAAAAGGCCACGCACGTGCAGCTGACCCACGTGCCCTACAAGGGCTCGAACCCGGCGCTCATGGATGCGCTGGCCGGCAATGTCGACCTGCTGGTCTCGTCCGTGCCTTCCGCGATCAGCCAGATCAAGGCCGGCAAGCTGCGCGCGCTGGCCGTGACCTCGGCCAAGCGCTCGACCTCGCTGCCCGACGTTCCCACGCTCGATGAAACCGGCATCAAGGGCTTTGACGTGAGCACATGGTACGGCCTGTTCATGCCCGCCGGCACGCCCGCGGCCATCGTGACCAAGGTCAATGCCGAAGTGAACCGCCTGCTGGCCCTGCCTGAAGTCAAGGACGCGATCCTGGCCCAGGGCGCCGAGCCCCAGGCCATGAGCGTGGCCAACTTCGACAAGTTCTTCAAGGCCGACTTCAAGGCCGCCAAGCAGATCGTCGAAGACTCGGGCGCGAAGATCCAGTAAGCCCCAGGCTTGCCGCGCGCCAGCGCCCCGCCCGTGACGGGCCGGGCGCTTTTTTCATGCCGGTGCCAGGCATTGCTGCACGAATTCGAGGAACGCCTGCACCTTGCGCGAATGCCGGCGATTGGGCAGATAGGCCGCATGCACATTGACGTGCTGATCCTGCGGGTTGATTTCGTATTCCGCGAACAGCCGCTGCAGCCGTCCCGCACGCACATCATCCTCGACCAGCCACTGCGCCAGCAGCGCAATGCCGCCGTGGCCCAGCACGGCTTCGCGCAGGATGTCGGCATTGTTGGCGGCAAGCCGCCCGTTGACGTCGACGCC
This window encodes:
- a CDS encoding ABC transporter ATP-binding protein; translated protein: MAAMLQLDKVFTHYGAICAVDGVSLEIHAGEIVTLIGCNGAGKTSLLMTLCGTPRATRGRVVFEGEDITELPTHLIMRKGIAISPEGRRVFPQLTVTENLMMGAFFQDKQQIRDGIEHVFGLFPRLRERARQRSATMSGGEQQMLAIGRALMSRPRLLLMDEPTLGLAPLIIAQIFEIIETIRAAGVTVFLVEQNAHRALQIADRGYVLENGRVVLQDTGANLLRNDAVRAAYLGA
- a CDS encoding SDR family NAD(P)-dependent oxidoreductase encodes the protein MTSHLIFLTGGSRGMGLAMARQLLHPDHTLICLARNRNDALAQAAAAMGAPLQQWSVDLSAPAQAAAQLGDWLRQQPSGAYEQVTLINNAGAMPAIAPLSSLTSEELAPALRVGFEAPMLLTAAFLGATEHWPAQRKVLNISSGLGRRPMASQAAYCASKAGLDHFTRCVALEEALKPHGAKLCSLAPGVIDTDMQVQLRNADPAAFPDLQRFADLKSHDQLDSPEQAAAKVLAWLQRADFGTDAVADVRQA
- a CDS encoding Bug family tripartite tricarboxylate transporter substrate binding protein, whose translation is MFRPLISATLVACALTASFTAAAQGPSDYPTKAVRMVIPFPPGGGTDILARVVANKLTEVTKWTVVPENKAGAGGTIGITDAAKSAPTGYDMVMGQKDNLVLGPYLYKNLPWDPVRDLTPVAHVAYTPVVIATSVNSPYKTMADVLAAAKANPGKITYGSPGNGTSIHIAGVLLEKATHVQLTHVPYKGSNPALMDALAGNVDLLVSSVPSAISQIKAGKLRALAVTSAKRSTSLPDVPTLDETGIKGFDVSTWYGLFMPAGTPAAIVTKVNAEVNRLLALPEVKDAILAQGAEPQAMSVANFDKFFKADFKAAKQIVEDSGAKIQ